DNA from Rhipicephalus sanguineus isolate Rsan-2018 chromosome 11, BIME_Rsan_1.4, whole genome shotgun sequence:
gtaaaaccccaacaattattataagctTTGCGCCTTTATTACCAGATAACGATCGCGTCTGAAAAATACCAAGCTCTTGCGTGGAGCGAACATGGCCGAAACTCGAAACAGAACGCGACTTGCCCTTCTTTTCGCGTGGGCCGCGCTTCGAGAGAGAGAGTGATAGGTAACACGCGCGTATCTATGCATTCTTAGAGTACCAGCGCGACATTGACGGAGACACACAAAAGAAGAAGGACACAGGAGGAGCGCTCGTGGTgtgtccttctttttctctttgtctcCATCGTTGTTCGCGCTGGCATTTCAACTGGCCCACCCTTTCACCTTACTACAATTCCTATCAAATGACACCGGTCTGAAACGTCATTGATGacgtcgcgtgcatttggttctTCATGAATCGCGGTGCGGATAAAGCTGCCGCAGCAAGTATGCCGGAAAGCGAAATAAAAGAGCTGTGGCTCGTTGCGTCACTATGACATGCTCCTTCTCCTTGGACACTTGAGGCAACTCAATGGAGCCAGGCTACGTGATAGCACTAGCCGAAGGGGAAAGAGTGTCGGCTCTCGCAATGAAGCTCGCCTCCAGGAGGTGGCGCTAAGCCGTGCTCTCACATGGAGTACGTGTATGGTTCCCATCAATGGTAACTTATACTCGCGCTTACAGTAACTCTCCACATAGCAATGTCGTGCCACTCTGCACCAGCGTGTGCTGCAGGAAATAGCGTCAGGCCATCCTTCTCATCAATGAGCACATCCCCACTTCTTCTAACATGTTCGAAATTGAACGGATTCAAACAATTATTTCATTAAAACGCTTCCCGGAAAGCCCTTGCATGTTCCATTGGTTCACCAAAATCTGCAACGGCGCCTTGGGAAGGGCATCACTGAGCCTTCGTGCTCGGTGTGCATTACGTGTGTTATAATGTCCGTGCTTTGTACGAACTGAAGCGCTGTTTGTGGTACATGTTGCGATGTTTGGGCCCACCGATTATAGCTAGCAGTTTAATTGTGCAACGGAGGCACCTAGCAGTATGAAGCTCCCTACCAGTTACACACTCGTGCAAAAATGTGCCTGGAGTCATCATTTAAGTGTATTTTGTTTTGTCTCGCAGTACGTCGAAGCGACTGCGAAAGCTGAAGCGCAGTCCAGGTACCACGGCAAGGTGATCATGCTGTTGGTCCTCCCAGCGATCGCCGTCTTCCTCGTCCTGATGACGGTGCTTATCTACGTGGTCACCCTGGAAAAGCCCCGAATGCACGTGGATACGTGCAGGAGCGACGACTGTGCTGCCTTTGGTGAAGAGCTGCACGCTGCCATCAATTGGTCGATCGACCCGTGCCAAGATTTCCACGCCTTCGTGTGTGGTGGTTGGGATGACCCTCGGCGCCAAACGACGACCGAATCACGAATGGTAGCCGCCGCCTTAGATCTGGCGATCGAGGAAGTCAAAGCTGACCTTGCGAGGCAAGGCAACGCACCGCAGCAGCGCAGCAAGGCCGCGCAGTTCTTTGAGAGCTGCGTCATCGCCGGAACGCAGAAGATGCACAACCTGAAAGAGTTCGCTGATTTTCGGCGCTCCCTGGGGCTCTTATGGCCCGAGCACAATCCAGGCGACGCGACCCATCCTCTCGACGTCATGATCAATCTAGCGCTGAACTGGGAAATGAACTTCCTCTTTGACCTCGGTTCTGTCGCCACGCGCGAGTCTATCGCTCTGCTTGTCTCGCGCGGTCGCATGGACGCTGTGTGGGAGGAGAAGCTGCGTGGTGCCAGCATGATCGAAGCGTACGAAAATTACGTGAATGCTTACTACGACGTTCTCAAAGTGAATGGTTCGCAAATTGGCTTGACAGCAGACGAACTCCTCGATATAGAGAAAACCATCCTCAAGGCGAAGTATGAGTTCCTGCATGGCCCATCTCGCCAAGACTGGTTCCAAGTGAGCGCCCTAGATGGAAAGACACCGTCCGTACCGGCGGGACTGTGGCTCACTCTTCTAAAGAAGCACGACAAGCAGTACAACTGGGCGGGCGAGGACACCGTGATAGTTGAGGACGTCAAGATACTGGAGAACCTGGACCACCTTGCTGAAGGCACTGGGCCACGGCAAGTTCATCATCGGAATGTCGTGGATATTCATTCAGACGCACCT
Protein-coding regions in this window:
- the LOC119374870 gene encoding neprilysin-1, producing MTVLIYVVTLEKPRMHVDTCRSDDCAAFGEELHAAINWSIDPCQDFHAFVCGGWDDPRRQTTTESRMVAAALDLAIEEVKADLARQGNAPQQRSKAAQFFESCVIAGTQKMHNLKEFADFRRSLGLLWPEHNPGDATHPLDVMINLALNWEMNFLFDLGSVATRESIALLVSRGRMDAVWEEKLRGASMIEAYENYVNAYYDVLKVNGSQIGLTADELLDIEKTILKAKYEFLHGPSRQDWFQVSALDGKTPSVPAGLWLTLLKKHDKQYNWAGEDTVIVEDVKILENLDHLAEGTGPRQVHHRNVVDIHSDAPLGGLWGTIAPIQWHAGRTDT